In Scylla paramamosain isolate STU-SP2022 chromosome 8, ASM3559412v1, whole genome shotgun sequence, the sequence GTCGAGACGCCATTCCTCACTGGCAGAATCCAGGCCGCTGTGATGAAACAGCCTATCTATGAATTGATAATCGGTAACGTTGAAGGTGTGAGGGACGTTCGAAACACGGACGCCGCGACCCAAACCGAAGATCAAGTAGGTGCCGCCCTGACGCGAGCCCAGGCACGAGAGACACGGCCCGTGGTCCCTCTCAAGCTCACATCACCTGACGAGCTGCTCAATAGCGCTAACGTCACTGCCGCACAAAAGACCGATCCCTCCCTTGCAAACATTCGGAAGCAAGCCGCTGAGGGGGTATCGAGGGTAAATAAATACGGAACGACTCGCTTCTGCCAACACAGAGGAAAGTTGTATAGAGAAGTCATCTCCGACCTCGGTGAGACTCGGTCGCAATTCGTGGTGCCTGCACAGTACCGCCACGCGGTGATGGAGATGGGGCACAGCGCGGCCTTGGGTGGTCACATGGGGCGACAGAAAACACAAGACCGCATTAGTCACACATTTTTCTGGCCTGGCGTGATGGCCGATATCGCGAGATTCGTGAGATCCTGTGACGTGTGTCAAAAAACTGTAGACAAGGGCCGTGTGAAACCTGCGCCGCTAAGACCCATGCCCCTTATATCCGAACCATTTGAGAGGGTAGCCGTAGATATTGTTGGGCCGATCACGCCACGCGCGACTGACGGATCAAAATATCTACTCACGTGTGTGGACTTCAGCACCCGTTGGCCTGAAGCAGTACCTCTGAAAAATATAGAGGCCACCACAGTGGCTGAAGCGCTGGTAGGGATATTCTGCCGTGTGGGCATTCCCAAGGAGGTGCTGAGTGACCGAGGCACTCAGTTTACGTCTGCCATGATGGACGAGACGTTTAGGATTCTTTCTGTGAAGGGCCTTAACACGACACCCTGGCATCCCATGGGTAACGGTCTGTGTGAGAGGTTCAACggcacactgaaaaaaatgctCAAGCGGCTGGCCGCCGAGCAACCCAAGGAATGGCCGAGATTTGTGGCTCCTCTCCTGTTCGCATACAGGGAAGCACCGCAGAGTACTCTGAAGTTCTCGCCTTTCGAGCTACTCTATGGAAGAGCAGTGCGCGGTCCACTCCAAGTGCTGAGAGAGCTATGGGACGAGGACGTGCCAAGTCCGGAGGTACGTACGACATACGAGTATGTTATAAACCTGGCTGGCAGACTTAGGGAAACCTGTCGTATGGCCAAGGAAGAACTCCTGAAGGCCCAGGAGGTACAAAAGGCCCATTATGATCGCAATGCGCGACTACGCACACTGCAGCCTGGCCAGGAGTGCTTAGTACTCCTACCCACTGCTCATAATAAGTTGCTGGCGCAGTGGAAGGGGCCTTATGAGGTCCTAGAGCGCGTCTCCGACTTAAATTATGTAGTATTGATTGATGGGAAACGGAAACGTCTTCACATTAACATGCTTAAGGAGTATCATGCGCCTACCATCTCTGGTAGCGCTGGCGCTCAGGAACCAGCATATGCTGAGGATAGGGCCACATGTTTGAAAGCCGTGCgtgatattttttccctctcaacagctgcgaaggaggaaggtgagatcAAATGTAGTGCAGCTGTGATTCACGATGCAGAGGACGTAGGAGATGGTCCTCTCACTGTACAAAAGCGTCAGACGGAGACTGTAGATGACGTCACATTATCTGAAAGGCTAACACCTGAGGAAGTATCGATAATAAAGGATCTTCTAGGTGAATATGCGGAGGTCTTTTCTGACAAGCCTCGCGTGGCCCGGGTGTCGCCACACAAGATCACCCTAACGAACCGAAAGCCAGTGAAGGTGAAACCCTATCAGGTCCCTCTGCAGCTTAGGGACGCTGTGGCTGAGGAAATACAAGAAATGGAGGACTTAGGCATTATCGAGAGATCCGATTCTCCGTACTGTAGTCCTATGGTCGTCGTACGCAAGAAAGGCGGTAGTGTTAGGATCTGCGGTGACTTCCGAAGGATTAACGCAGTAACACAAATAGACGCAGAGCCCATGTTCGACCAACAGGAGATATTTAGCCGGCTGTCACACTCGAGGGTGTTTAGCAAACTGGACCTCACGAAAGGATTCTTTCAGATCCCGCTTGACCCCGAGTCAAAGAAAATAACGGCTTTTGCCACCCCCAGCGGCCTCTATCAATATCGGGTCCTTCCTTTCGGCCTTGCCAATTCTCCCGCGGTCTTCAACCGCCGAATAAGACAGGTACTAGGTGACCTGAATGGGGTCGAGGTTTTCGTAGATGACGTACTGATTCATTCTACGGATTTGGAGGACCACGTAAGACTGTTACGTATGGTCCTTGATAAACTCAGAGACGCCAACATGACGGTTAAGCCGAGCAAGTGTGAGTTGGCCAAGGCAGATGTCGAATTCCTAGGCCACAAGGTGAGTCAAGGACAGTGCCTCTGCTTGGAGGACAAGGttcagaaaataaaggaagctccTGTTCCCCACACCAAAAGACAGGTCCGATCGTTCCTAGGGTTGGCAGGGTATTACCGCAGGTTTGTCCCCAACTTTGCCGCGGTGGCGCTGCCGCTCTATGAGCTTGTTAAGAAAAGAGCACCAAATAAGGTTGAGTGGGGTCCCCACGAGGACAGATCATTCAAGGCACTGAAGTCCTTGCTGTGCAAGGACCCTATCCTCCAGTTGCCTGACCCTACAAAGCCCTTTGTGCTTAGGACCGATGCTTCCTGTGAAGGTTTGGGTGCTGTGTTACTGCAGGAGAAGGACGGCGACATCTTCCCCGTGGCCTATCACAGCAGGAAGCTCAAACCGGCAGAGAAGAACTACAGCACGGTAGAACGTGAACTACTCGCCGTAGTAGATGGGATAAAGAAATTCTACTTCTACTTATACGGGGATGAGTTTGTATTGCAGACAGACCACATGCCCCTGGAGTCACTGCGTACCTCTAAGAATGCAAACTCCCAAATAATGAGATGGGCTCTGTATTTGCAACAATTTCAGATGCGAGTTCAGTACATCCGTGGCCGAGACAATGTCGGGGCCGACGTGCTGTCTCGCCTTTTAGAAGGGACTAGCGCATCGTCTGAGACGAGCGAGTAGTACCTCTTCACCTCAGTAAAGAGATGATCTTGCCATGCGTCTGGTTAGGTAACTAAGTTATATTCTAGATCGGTCTGAAGGAGTGTGCCTATGTTTACATGTCATGCATAATGCCTACCCATTCCAGCACCAGGTGTCCCTACTTTGTGGGGTACCTGCACATAATCACCCCAGTTTCGCCCCTAGCAGCAGCATCCTTAGGGAGGACGCCTTGGGTGCctggagaggaagagtgtggaCCAGGTTATGTGGTGGCCCAGCGAGACGAGTAACCACCCACACTACTACACCCCAAACTACAGGATGAGTTGTCACTTGTGTTCTGTGTTTGAATATGGGATGTATATGGTACTATGAAGACACTAAACTTTCTCTTTGTTGGCAGAGGGGCTCTGGGGGCAATCCTGACCTGAAGGCCGTTCAGAACACGCTCGTGTCTCCCAGAGAGGGGTGACACCACGCTGCGTCTTCCCCAAGATGAATCCGAAGACACCGCTCCGTGTTCGTGTAGCGTCTGCGTATCTCTTACACATATATTACGTACGCTCGAACACCTACACTCCGTTATGttatacacagacatacataacaATGGGAGGGCGGTTTAAGTCTGACGATATTTCGTCTTGCAAAAGGAACGGGAAGGTTCAGCTGGTTCAGGAGTTTTCCCCCTAAGCGAGATTCTTAACGTAAATACGGGGTTTTACCCTCATGAGCCACCTGAGCTTCCACCCGAAGACCCCTTTTAGTCTACACACACAACCGTTAGTAGCTAGTAaggcttagaatttttttttcccgaaaaaaaaatcctcgttTGTATGGGGTAATGTGAGAGCACAGGGACACTAGATTTTGAGAGGGCAATAAATTACCGCCCCGTCATAGGAGAGAACCATCCGCCATGCGGGCAGGTGGGCGGAGCCTGTATCAATGCGCGCGGGCCAAGGTGAGCGGGGCACGACCTTGCTCGGCCTCACTCCCAGCCAGGTCACCCAGCGCCCAGGACGTGCCCTCCTCGACTCCTCCCGAACCAGCCTGCAGAAAGGACAGCGTGGTGCAGCGGTAAGCTGAAGCCCTGACCAACGAAGCTGGCTTTCATCGAAGcagactggaggagtgagtacaccagtggaacgcctggggtgagttatttgtggtaaggcctgttaacaagatttcatttCCAGTCACCCAGCGACCACGTGGTCGTCGCTCCTTGCCCGGCATAAGTGATACAGTGCATAGTGCCGACTAATTACCTCCGTGACCCAGTAATTTAACGTCAGGCTGTGCTCTCACAACGCAAAAGGACCGCGCATTGGCCTCACTTCCGAAGGAATAGGTATTTCTTTGTGTGCGGCCCACGCGCCACTGAGTGTAGCCATAGCTagccaggcctttgttgtaattactgtgtaaatataagtcaaatatttacgactgtgctttcttttgagtgtcccaCCCTAGTCTACCTGGAGACTCAACCAGGAGTCGCATGTGATCGGCAGGGGTAACGTAAAGGAAACACCGATccatgacaatatatatatatatatatatatatatatatatatatatatatatatatatatatatatatatatatatatatatatatatataatctctgGAAAATGTACAGAGAAGAGCGACAAAGATGATTCCAGGACTCAAGAACCTAtgttatgaagagagactgaaaaTGCCCACACTTGTATACAGGAGACTGAGGGGTGATATGATAGAGGCATATAAACTAACAATTGGAAAGTACGAAACGGGGATAGCTGCAGTGCTGCAGCTCGATGAGGGTGCAGGCCCAGCTACATGAGGACACAAATGTAAGTTAATGAAAAAGAGATGTCATACAAGGCTAAGACAACACTTTGCGGAAAGAATAGACATGGAATAACCTCCCATCAATTATTGTAGAAGTTCCGAGTGTATTTGAATTTGAAAGAAGATTGGATCATTATTGGAGACATCAAGATGTGAAATTTAATTATGAAGCTGCGCTGTCATTCATCTGCCAACTAacaactattaaaaaaaaaaaaaaaaaaaaatctggacaTATAGGCTTAACAGCCTGTGCCCAGTATTTACCTAAGAAGACCTAATATGACACTGCAACTGTCCACCCCCTTCTACATAGCACATTCTCAATCTATCCTTTACTGTTACCGTATGTAAGGGTATGTGACTTACATCATTATTCCTCTACAgtcataagtgaaatgttcaagtttactatttgcatgaaaacataTGTAATATACGTAGGAATCAGTACTCAGTTATTTATAAAGCCTCGAGCCGATGCTCATCTGTTAGTAAAGTGTGGTTTACCCACCCATCGTCATCGCCCATGTG encodes:
- the LOC135103179 gene encoding uncharacterized protein LOC135103179, with amino-acid sequence MRDNGSTGCVVKEALVTPAQFTGEHVRVVMINGSMATCPIAVVDVETPFLTGRIQAAVMKQPIYELIIGNVEGVRDVRNTDAATQTEDQVGAALTRAQARETRPVVPLKLTSPDELLNSANVTAAQKTDPSLANIRKQAAEGVSRVNKYGTTRFCQHRGKLYREVISDLGETRSQFVVPAQYRHAVMEMGHSAALGGHMGRQKTQDRISHTFFWPGVMADIARFVRSCDVCQKTVDKGRVKPAPLRPMPLISEPFERVAVDIVGPITPRATDGSKYLLTCVDFSTRWPEAVPLKNIEATTVAEALVGIFCRVGIPKEVLSDRGTQFTSAMMDETFRILSVKGLNTTPWHPMGNGLCERFNGTLKKMLKRLAAEQPKEWPRFVAPLLFAYREAPQSTLKFSPFELLYGRAVRGPLQVLRELWDEDVPSPEVRTTYEYVINLAGRLRETCRMAKEELLKAQEVQKAHYDRNARLRTLQPGQECLVLLPTAHNKLLAQWKGPYEVLERVSDLNYVVLIDGKRKRLHINMLKEYHAPTISGSAGAQEPAYAEDRATCLKAVRDIFSLSTAAKEEGEIKCSAAVIHDAEDVGDGPLTVQKRQTETVDDVTLSERLTPEEVSIIKDLLGEYAEVFSDKPRVARVSPHKITLTNRKPVKVKPYQVPLQLRDAVAEEIQEMEDLGIIERSDSPYCSPMVVVRKKGGSVRICGDFRRINAVTQIDAEPMFDQQEIFSRLSHSRVFSKLDLTKGFFQIPLDPESKKITAFATPSGLYQYRVLPFGLANSPAVFNRRIRQVLGDLNGVEVFVDDVLIHSTDLEDHVRLLRMVLDKLRDANMTVKPSKCELAKADVEFLGHKVSQGQCLCLEDKVQKIKEAPVPHTKRQVRSFLGLAGYYRRFVPNFAAVALPLYELVKKRAPNKVEWGPHEDRSFKALKSLLCKDPILQLPDPTKPFVLRTDASCEGLGAVLLQEKDGDIFPVAYHSRKLKPAEKNYSTVERELLAVVDGIKKFYFYLYGDEFVLQTDHMPLESLRTSKNANSQIMRWALYLQQFQMRVQYIRGRDNVGADHQVSLLCGVPAHNHPSFAPSSSILREDALGAWRGRRGSGGNPDLKAVQNTLVSPREG